Proteins from one uncultured Cohaesibacter sp. genomic window:
- a CDS encoding sugar ABC transporter permease translates to MGGENRYLGLAYLSPYIVGLLVFTAFPFAYSFYLSFTDYSLMSSPEWVGLDNYTKLFTRDRTFDKSLKVTLIYVFSTVPLKLVFALFIAVILNYKLKAINFFRTAYYVPSILGGSIAIAVLWRYVFADTGLVNMVLGAVGIEGINWFGDPTNALFTITLLRCWQFGSAMVIFLAALQGVDKSLYEAAAVDDANQWQVFRHITLPLITPVIFFNLIMQSVQAFQEFNGPYIITNGGPLKSTYLLPLYIYDKAFRNFEMGYASAIAWILFTMIMVLTVVAFWSSKKWVYYAGDKRS, encoded by the coding sequence TTGGGCGGCGAAAATCGCTATCTCGGTCTTGCCTACCTGTCACCCTACATTGTGGGGTTGCTGGTCTTTACGGCTTTTCCCTTTGCTTACTCATTCTATCTGAGCTTCACGGATTATTCCCTGATGAGCTCGCCGGAATGGGTTGGCCTGGACAACTATACCAAGCTGTTCACCCGGGACCGCACCTTTGACAAGTCACTCAAAGTGACCTTGATCTATGTGTTCTCAACGGTTCCGCTCAAACTGGTCTTTGCACTGTTTATTGCAGTCATCCTGAACTACAAGCTGAAGGCCATCAACTTTTTCCGCACGGCCTATTATGTCCCTTCCATTCTTGGCGGATCGATCGCGATCGCCGTGCTGTGGCGCTATGTTTTTGCTGACACAGGTCTGGTCAACATGGTTCTGGGAGCCGTTGGTATTGAGGGTATCAACTGGTTTGGCGATCCGACCAACGCACTGTTCACCATCACGCTGTTGCGCTGCTGGCAGTTTGGTTCGGCCATGGTGATCTTCCTTGCGGCCCTGCAGGGTGTCGACAAGTCACTCTATGAGGCTGCTGCCGTGGATGACGCCAACCAATGGCAGGTCTTCCGCCATATCACGCTGCCGCTGATCACGCCGGTGATCTTCTTCAACCTGATCATGCAGAGCGTGCAGGCTTTCCAGGAATTCAACGGCCCTTACATCATCACCAATGGTGGCCCGCTGAAATCAACCTATCTGTTGCCGCTTTACATCTATGACAAGGCCTTCAGGAACTTCGAAATGGGCTACGCCTCGGCGATTGCCTGGATCCTGTTCACCATGATCATGGTTCTGACCGTTGTCGCTTTCTGGTCTTCCAAAAAGTGGGTCTATTACGCTGGCGACAAAAGGAGCTGA
- a CDS encoding ABC transporter substrate-binding protein codes for MTILAAATALSASVNAAELRMSWWGGGSRHEATQAALKICGEKYGHTINPEFTGWKGYLEKLTTQLAGGTEADIMQVNWPWLPLFSFKGDGFADLNSFKDTIDLSQWTDAQLDAATMNGKLNGLPLATTGRVFMFNKTVFDKAGLDLPKDWNELIADAAVIQEKLGEDSYPLEVTEDNPVLIIMLIATQKTGKDMIDPATNRMAWSLEELTDAVKFYGNLVDKHVTRSWKSWASEGNIKLYESPKWSDGKIAGSYEWDSTYFKYADPLEGKGELVPVSMLKVDGAVTEGVYRKPSMVFSISKRSENQKAAAEILNCLLTEKEGIEALGATRGLPASKIAAQTLMDAGVVRPELVSANEIVMAGTGPTVSPFNEHPRIRESFKDAIEMYAYGEFSAEEAADEIIYNVNDILEKYDQ; via the coding sequence CTGACGATTCTGGCTGCCGCGACGGCTCTTAGCGCATCAGTCAACGCCGCCGAGCTGCGCATGTCCTGGTGGGGTGGCGGAAGCCGCCATGAAGCAACCCAGGCCGCGCTGAAAATCTGTGGCGAGAAATATGGCCACACGATCAATCCGGAATTCACCGGTTGGAAAGGGTACCTGGAAAAACTGACCACACAGCTGGCTGGTGGCACAGAAGCCGATATCATGCAGGTCAACTGGCCATGGCTGCCGCTCTTCTCCTTCAAGGGTGATGGCTTTGCAGATCTCAATAGCTTCAAGGACACCATCGACCTCAGCCAATGGACAGATGCCCAGCTTGATGCCGCCACCATGAACGGCAAGCTCAACGGCCTGCCGTTGGCGACCACCGGGCGGGTGTTCATGTTCAACAAGACCGTGTTTGACAAAGCAGGCCTTGATCTGCCCAAGGACTGGAATGAGCTGATCGCTGATGCTGCTGTCATTCAGGAAAAGCTGGGTGAGGATTCCTACCCGCTGGAAGTGACCGAAGACAATCCGGTACTTATCATCATGCTGATTGCCACCCAGAAGACCGGCAAGGACATGATCGATCCGGCGACCAACCGCATGGCATGGTCACTGGAAGAGCTGACCGACGCGGTCAAATTCTACGGCAATCTGGTTGACAAGCACGTCACCCGCAGCTGGAAGTCCTGGGCCTCGGAAGGCAATATCAAGCTTTATGAAAGCCCGAAATGGTCCGATGGCAAGATCGCTGGCTCTTATGAATGGGATTCCACCTATTTCAAATATGCCGATCCTCTTGAAGGCAAAGGTGAGCTGGTTCCCGTTTCCATGCTGAAGGTGGATGGCGCTGTTACCGAAGGTGTCTATCGCAAGCCATCGATGGTCTTTTCCATCTCCAAACGCAGCGAAAACCAGAAAGCCGCAGCGGAAATTCTCAACTGTCTGCTGACCGAGAAGGAAGGCATCGAGGCACTGGGCGCAACCCGTGGCCTTCCCGCTTCCAAGATCGCAGCCCAGACGCTGATGGATGCAGGCGTTGTGCGCCCCGAGCTGGTTTCCGCCAACGAGATCGTCATGGCAGGCACAGGACCAACCGTTTCGCCATTCAACGAGCATCCGCGCATTCGTGAGAGCTTCAAGGATGCCATCGAGATGTATGCCTATGGCGAGTTCAGCGCGGAAGAAGCCGCTGACGAGATCATCTACAACGTCAATGACATTCTGGAAAAATACGACCAGTAA
- the ugpC gene encoding sn-glycerol-3-phosphate ABC transporter ATP-binding protein UgpC, with product MAHLQLKKLVKRYPNGFEAVHGIDLDVQDGEFMVLVGPSGCAKSTTLRMVAGLETITGGEVRIGERVVNTLAPGRRGIAMVFQNYALYPHMKVKNNLSFGLRLAGRPKDEITAATAEVAEILEIESLLERLPKELSGGQAQRVALGRALIKKPEVFLFDEPLSNLDAKLRASMRVRITDLHRRLKEEGRPATVIYVTHDQTEAMTMGDRICVMKDGHIMQVADPVTLYDKPDNAFVAGFIGTPEMNLIPADLSIAGSHSLKIGTQTIGLQDTLASRIQASADNSEVTLGIRPQHFHLVDDGTPDSLTGEVSALEFMGHEVYLHVNVEGHSLIVVVPGEEYDPSKVRGSKVTLKVNEARAHIFDQASGKNISLT from the coding sequence ATGGCACACCTTCAACTTAAGAAACTCGTTAAACGCTATCCCAACGGCTTCGAGGCTGTCCACGGCATCGATCTGGATGTTCAGGATGGTGAGTTCATGGTGCTGGTCGGCCCGTCGGGCTGCGCAAAATCCACCACGCTGCGCATGGTTGCCGGTCTGGAAACCATCACCGGCGGAGAAGTCCGCATCGGAGAACGGGTGGTCAACACCCTCGCTCCGGGACGTCGCGGCATCGCCATGGTGTTCCAGAACTACGCGCTTTATCCGCATATGAAAGTGAAGAACAACCTTTCATTCGGCCTGCGTCTAGCTGGTCGCCCCAAGGATGAGATCACAGCGGCAACCGCCGAGGTTGCTGAAATTCTGGAGATTGAGTCCCTGCTTGAACGCTTGCCGAAAGAGCTTTCCGGCGGTCAGGCCCAGCGTGTAGCGCTTGGACGTGCCCTGATCAAGAAACCGGAAGTCTTCCTGTTTGACGAACCGCTTTCCAACCTCGATGCCAAGCTGCGCGCGTCCATGCGCGTCCGCATCACGGATCTGCATCGTCGTCTCAAGGAAGAAGGGCGTCCGGCCACAGTCATTTACGTGACCCATGACCAGACGGAAGCCATGACCATGGGTGATCGCATCTGTGTCATGAAGGACGGCCATATCATGCAGGTTGCCGATCCGGTGACGCTCTATGACAAGCCGGACAATGCCTTCGTGGCGGGCTTCATCGGCACACCGGAAATGAACCTTATCCCGGCAGACCTGTCGATTGCAGGGTCTCACAGCCTCAAGATCGGCACCCAGACCATTGGCTTGCAGGACACCCTCGCCTCTCGCATTCAGGCATCTGCCGACAATAGCGAAGTGACGCTGGGCATTCGTCCGCAGCATTTCCATCTGGTTGACGACGGCACGCCGGATTCACTGACGGGCGAAGTTTCCGCGCTCGAATTCATGGGCCATGAAGTCTATCTGCATGTGAATGTAGAAGGCCATTCGCTCATCGTGGTTGTTCCGGGTGAAGAATATGACCCCTCCAAGGTGCGCGGTTCCAAGGTGACTCTCAAGGTCAATGAGGCCCGCGCCCATATCTTCGATCAGGCAAGCGGCAAGAATATTTCGCTTACCTAA
- a CDS encoding carbohydrate ABC transporter permease: protein MERVNRQIARRQKINSMVRYVLLIVVGFVMLYPLIWLVGASFKTNSEIFSNPGFWPKEPTISGYVKGWQTSTPYTFGHFFWNTFLIILPKTIGTCISASLVAYGFARFEFPFKRLFFSLLIATLLLPNVVTRIPQYLLFRDMGWLDTFLPLWVPSALAGDAFFTFMLVQFLRGIPRDMEEAARVDGANSLQTLWYIVTPLLAPALISVALFQFMWTMNDFLGPLIYLSSVDKFPVSLALKLSIDTTEAFDWNQILAMSVLAITPALIVFFMAQKYFIEGISTGGVKG, encoded by the coding sequence ATGGAACGCGTCAATCGACAGATTGCCCGCCGCCAGAAGATCAACTCCATGGTTCGCTATGTCCTGCTGATCGTCGTTGGCTTTGTGATGCTCTATCCGCTGATCTGGCTGGTTGGCGCATCCTTCAAAACCAACTCGGAGATCTTCTCCAACCCAGGCTTCTGGCCCAAGGAACCGACCATCAGCGGCTATGTGAAAGGCTGGCAGACCTCCACGCCCTACACCTTCGGGCATTTCTTCTGGAACACCTTCCTGATCATTCTGCCCAAAACGATCGGAACATGCATCAGCGCGTCGCTGGTGGCCTATGGCTTTGCCCGCTTTGAGTTTCCTTTCAAGCGCTTGTTCTTCTCGCTGCTTATCGCAACGCTGCTGCTGCCAAATGTGGTGACCCGCATTCCGCAGTATCTCCTGTTCCGCGACATGGGCTGGCTTGATACCTTCCTGCCACTCTGGGTGCCTTCGGCGCTCGCAGGGGATGCGTTCTTCACCTTCATGCTGGTGCAGTTCCTGCGCGGTATCCCGCGCGATATGGAAGAAGCGGCTCGTGTGGACGGTGCGAACAGTCTGCAGACCCTTTGGTACATCGTAACGCCGCTACTGGCGCCTGCGCTGATCTCGGTCGCACTGTTCCAGTTCATGTGGACCATGAACGACTTCCTTGGTCCTCTCATCTATCTGTCCTCGGTAGACAAGTTCCCTGTCTCCCTGGCTCTCAAACTATCCATCGACACGACGGAAGCCTTCGACTGGAACCAGATCCTGGCAATGTCCGTGCTCGCAATCACGCCTGCGTTGATCGTCTTCTTCATGGCGCAGAAATACTTCATCGAAGGCATCTCAACAGGCGGAGTTAAAGGGTAA
- a CDS encoding AraC family transcriptional regulator: MRHSSTWSVHKSNDVHDLVVCLTGGAQYFLDGVEVRQQRGEAMLIPAGSHFEGRLDHGDQYTGVAQHFTLTLFDNVDLIQQMELKPVVQLPNWEQLESLVRYYRSIAPSSSTTLQQVHLFMVILLAYLDCAFVRWSEDSLQNLGGQDALSLHVMLIAAQISRDPLDKDEAERLIASVPYNDDYFRRAFKAKIGYTPRKFMEFKRMEKAMNILLTGKSVNATALAVGYNDVYFFSRMFKQYMGVSPSYYRVSADRRKFLTTGDIYHYTE, encoded by the coding sequence ATGCGCCATTCTTCAACCTGGAGTGTGCATAAGTCAAACGACGTACATGACCTGGTTGTCTGTCTGACAGGGGGCGCACAGTATTTTCTCGACGGTGTCGAAGTGCGTCAGCAGCGCGGCGAGGCGATGCTGATTCCTGCCGGATCGCATTTTGAAGGCCGTCTTGATCATGGCGACCAATATACTGGAGTTGCTCAACATTTTACGCTGACACTGTTTGATAATGTGGACCTGATCCAGCAGATGGAGCTCAAGCCGGTGGTGCAGTTGCCCAACTGGGAACAGCTGGAATCGCTGGTGCGCTATTACCGCTCTATCGCGCCATCTTCGTCTACAACCCTACAGCAAGTGCATCTCTTCATGGTGATCCTGCTGGCCTATCTCGATTGTGCCTTTGTGCGCTGGAGCGAGGACTCTTTGCAGAACCTGGGAGGGCAGGATGCCTTGTCGCTGCATGTCATGCTGATTGCCGCCCAGATCTCGCGCGATCCTCTGGATAAGGATGAAGCCGAACGCCTGATTGCCTCAGTGCCCTATAACGACGATTATTTCCGGCGGGCATTTAAGGCCAAGATTGGCTATACGCCGAGAAAGTTTATGGAATTCAAGAGGATGGAAAAGGCAATGAACATCCTGTTGACCGGTAAAAGCGTCAACGCAACGGCGCTCGCCGTGGGCTATAATGACGTTTATTTCTTCTCGCGCATGTTCAAGCAATATATGGGCGTGAGCCCGTCCTACTATCGCGTTTCTGCAGATCGGCGCAAATTTCTCACCACCGGGGATATCTATCATTACACCGAATGA